The DNA segment TGGAGACCGTGAACACGGACAACATCCTCTTTATCTGCGGCGGGGCGTTCCCGGATCTGGAAAATATCATCAAGGAGCGGCTGACGGAGCATTCTTCCATCGGCTTTGAGGCTGACTTAAAGGACAAATATGACAGCGACCCGGACATTCTCTCCAAAGTGACAAACAAGGATTTAAGAAATTTCGGCATGATTCCGGAATTTCTCGGGCGCCTTCCCGTGACGGTGACGCTCCAGGGCCTCACGAAGGAGTTCCTGGTGCGGATCTTAAAGGAGCCGAAGAATGCCATCTTAAAGCAGTACAAGAAGCTTCTGGAGATGGATGAGGTTCATCTGGAATTTGAGGACGACGCGCTGGAATGGATCGCAGAGCAGGCCCTTAAAAAGGAAACCGGCGCCAGGGCCCTGCGGGCAATCATCGAGGAATTCATGCTGGACATCATGTACCAGATCCCGAGGGACCCCGACATCGGTTCGGTGACGATTACCCGCGCCTATCTGGAAAACAGAGGCGGCCCGCGTATTGAAATGCGCGGCGCAGAGCTCCCCGCGCAGACGGCTTCAGGCTCTTACACTTAAAAATGCCTGGTACAAATCCAGCGTCCCGTATCCGAACTCCCTGTTCGGGTATGGGATCGCTGGATTTCTTTGTGCGCCGCGGGTTAAGTAGGTCTTTACGACAGACGTTGTCATGAACGGCTCATTCTGTTCCAGGATGCCCCAGGACATGAGAACGGCCGCGGCGCCTGCCACATGGGCGGCGGCCACGGAGGTACCGGTCATCCGCGTGGTCGGAAGGACGCCGGAGACGGCCGCCCCCTGGACGTCGACGCCGGGCGCCGCCAGATCCGGCTTTATGAGACCGCTTCTCGTGTAGCCGCGGCTGGCGTGGATATAGAGGCTGCGCCTGGAATGGTCGTAGGCCGTGACCGTAATGGGAAACTGGGCGTTTCCGGGATCCGTAAGCGTCGTGTTGGGATCCGGGCTCAGAAAATACGTGGAGTCGGAGACGAAGCCGCGGCAGGGGAGCCAAATGTGGAACACGCCCTGGAAATACAAGGTATTGTAAACCCGGATGTGCCAGATCCCGGGGAGCGGGTCCAAAAAGCGCATAAAAATAAGCTGGCTGCCGGTGACAATGTCTGCAATCCGGTAATAGACGGTAATTTCCGTCTGCTCTAAGAGAAAGGAAATCCGGTTTTCTCCCGAAGGGGAGACAGGGAGCCGTTCCACTACCTCGCCGGTGGGCGAGACAAAGCCGACGGAATACACCTCGGCGTCGTAGGCCCACAGCTCCATGCAGAAGCCGCGCTCGCCATCGCCGACGCGAAGCTCCACATCCTGAAATTCCTGACCGGGTGTGACGTTCCCAAGATAATGATGGCCAAAGCCGGTTTCGTTGCCGGCGGCCGTGACGACACAGATGCCGAGGGTGTTGCTGATGGATTCCAGGTAGAGACCGAGAGGTGCCTTCCCGTCGTGGCTCCCCTGGTTGGTGCCGATGCCAAGGCAGATGACGAGCGGCCGGCCCAGGCGCCGGGCCAGGTTTACGAGATAGGATACGCCCATCATGATATCGTTTTCCTGATAGGCATGGGCATCCTCCCGGATCAGGAAGAAATCCCGCAGGTACCGCTTGGCCGGCTTCAGCTTGACGGCGGCAAGGATGGCCTTCGGCGCAGCGCCGGTGAAATCGTCGTCCTCGGAGACGTTTCCGGCTGCGATGGAGGCAAGGAACGTGCCGTGGCCGATGGTGTCGGCTTCCGGGACGATGGAGGACGGGTTATCGGAACTGAGAGCTTCGTTGATCTGGGCCCTTGTGTAGAGTGTCCCGTAGAGCGGGGAGAAATAAGTCCCCTCAAAGCCGTCGCCAAATCCTGCCGTCTGATCCCAGATTTCCTCGATTCGGGTAGTGCCGTCCGGGTTTAAAAACAGGGGATTTTCATAGTCAATGCCTGTGTCGACGAAGCCGATGATGACGCCTTCTCCCTGGTTCCCAAGACTCGGGGAGCGGGCGGCTGTCAGGATGCCGGACGCCTCCATGCTTGTGGAATCCAGAAGGGAATAGAGCTTCGGGATTCCGGAATAGGTATAAGTGGACAGCGTCAGCGGGAGAAGAGGCTCCAGGGGAAGATAGACGACGGCAAACTGCTCGTTTACGAAGTCAATGCAGTCGGTGGGATAGCCGTTTAAAAAGTCCCTGGAGGGTATGTAATAGCGGGTGATGAAATCGGCATACGCTTCCGATGCCACGTTTTCCGTACATGCCATTTTGATACTCCAAGAGAAACTTGCTTATACTATATGAAGAAATCGGCGGTCGGGTGCATGGATCCGATGGAAAAACATGGACTTGACAGGGAAAATAGTGTAAGATATAGAAAAAGCTTCCATAACCGGAAAGGAGTCAAACAATGATTGGATTTTTGGGACTTGGCACGACGCTTGCATTTCTGGATCTGGCTGTGAAAAATCAGATTGAAGCGCAGGAGCCCGGAGAGTTTCCGCGGGAACTTGCCGGGACAAAAGGGAAAATAAAGCTTTACAGAAATCACAACGCCGGATTTTCCTTCGGCGTGTTAAAGGACAACCGGGAGCTTGTGGAGACGGTGCAGCTATCGGCGCTTTCGGCGGCGGCCGGAGCCTGGGCCTGGATGCAGGGAAAGCGCGGAAACCTCCTGGAAAAGCTGGCTTTTACGCTGTTTCTTGCCGGCGGCGCCAGCAATTTTTACGACAGGAAAAAACGCGGATATGTGGTGGACTATTTTAGCATCCAGTGGAAATCTCTCAAAAAAGTGGTGTTTAACCTTGGGGACATGTTCATTTTCCTCGGCTCGGCGCTCCTTGTGATTTCCCAGGCGGCAGAAATCTTTAAGAAAAACTAAGAAAAAGGACGCGTTTACTTTTTTCGGGGGATATAGTAAAATAAGCGGAAGAAACCGGAAGCGGAGGAACACATGAAAAAGTATGATTATGTGCTGGCAGGCAGCGGCCTGTTCGCAGGAGTATTTGCGTATTTTGCAAAAAAAGAGGGAAAGACCTGCCTGGTGGTGGAAAAGCGCGGCCACCTTGGCGGAAACATTTACTGTGAGGACATCGAGGGCATCCATGTCCATAAATACGGCGCCCATATTTTCCACACCAGCGACCGTGAGGTCTGGGATTTCGTCAACAGCCTGGTGGAATTTAACCGGTACACCAACAGCCCGGTGGCAAACTACAAGGGCGAGATGTACAACATGCCTTTCAACATGAACACGTTCAGCAAAATGTGGGGAATTTCCACGCCCGACGAGGCGAAAGCCATCATAAAGGAACAGAGAAAGGTCATCAAGGGCGAGCCGAAGAACTTAGAGGAGCAGGCCATCAGCCTGGTGGGAACCCATATTTACCAGAAGCTTGTGAAGGGCTACACGGAAAAACAGTGGGGCAGGGACTGCAAGGATCTCCCGGCCTTCATCATCAAGCGCCTGCCGGTGCGCTACACCTACGACAACAACTATTTCAACGACTTGTACCAGGGCATCCCCATCGGCGGCTACAATAAGATTATTGAAAAGCTGTTCGAGGGCTGCGACGTGATGCTAAATACGGATTATCTGGAAAAGAAGGAGTATTTCGACGGCCTGGCAGACAAAGTGGTTTACACCGGCACCATCGACAGCTATTTCGGCCACCGGTTCGGGAAGCTGGAGTACAGGAGCCTGCGGTTTGAGACCGAAGTCCTCGACACCGACAATTTCCAGGGCAACGCCGTCATCAACTACACGGACCGGGAGACGCCCTATACGAGAATCATCGAACATAAGCATTTTGAGTTCGGCATCCAGGAAAAGACCGTTATCACAAAGGAATACCCGGCCGAGTGGGCCGAGGGCATGGAGCCGTACTATCCGGTAAACGATGAGAAGAACCAGGAGCTTTACAGACAGTACGCCGCCCTGGCTGAGAATGAGGAGAACGTGATCTTCGGCGGCCGTCTGGCGGAATACAAATATTACGATATGGACAAGGTCATCGCGTCCGCGTTTGCATGTGTAAAGAAGGAGTTTGGCCATGCATGAATTTTATGAGCCGGAGGTCTTAAAAAAGCTTCAGGATACGGAGCTTTCCATGTTAAAGGATTTCATGGAGCTCTGTGATTCCCACGGGCTTTTGTACTTCGGCATCGGCGGCACTGGGATCGGTGCACTCCGCCATCAGGGCTTCATCCCCTGGGACGACGACATCGACATCGCCATGCCGCGCCGTGATTTTGAAAAGTTTCTCCGCCTGGCAAAGAAAAAGTGGCAGGGGAAATATTACATCTTAAACAATAAGACAAACGAAAACTACCCGATGATGACCACAAGGCTCTGCAAATGCGGCACGGTTTTCCAGGAAAACGTCATGCGGGACGTGGACTGCCCCTTCGGCATTTTCTTAGACCTTTATGTCATGGACAACATCGCCGACGGGAAACTGGCCTTACAGGTGCAGGCCTGGACGGCGTGGTTCTGGAGCAAGCTTCTCGTGCTCTCCTGTATGGAAAAGCCGTATCTGGCCCAAAAGGGCATGAAAGCCGAGGTTATCTGGGCCGTCTGCCGCGCTGTTCACGGCCTTATCCGGGCACTGCATCTACGTCCGGCGCTGTTTCGCGCCCACTGCGAGGCGGCCTGCCGGAAATACGAGGGGAAAAAGACGAAGCGCATGGCGTTTCTGCCGGATACGAACCCGTTCTGGAATGTTGTGAATAAAGAAAAAATGTTCCCCTTAAGGCGCCTGCCCTATGAGGACACGTACCTTTACTTCACCAACGACATCGAAACCATCATGGAGAGCCAGTACGGCGACTACATGACGATGCCGCCGGAGGATGCGAGAAAAACCCATTATCCCTACCGGCTGGAATTCGGGGACGAGGCGTAAAGAGAAAAGAGGAAAAACAGCATGTATGTGAAGGAATGTGTGAAGGACATCGAGCGCATCGGCGGGCGCCAGGGACGCCTTGATTTTCTGCGGCTCGATATGAATGAGAACCCGGAGGGGCTTCCGGCGGATTTTGTGGAAAAGGTCAAGGCGGAGATGACGCCGGAATTTTTCTCCACCTATCCGGAGCCGGAAAAATTCCTCGGGCTTCTTTCCGATTATCTCGGAGTCGGCCGGAAAAATCTCTGCGTCACAAACGGCTCCGACATGGCAATCCGGTATCTCTTTGAGGTGTTCGGGCGTCCCGGCTCGTCGGTGGTGACGGTTTCTCCCACCTTCGAGATGTACCGCATCAACTGCCTGATTTTTGGCCTGCACCACAAGCCGGTTTCCTACAATCCGGATTTCACCCTGGATTTTCAAAAGGTGCTTGCGGCCATCACCGACGACGTCAGCATCGTCGCCGTCTTAAATCCCAACAACCCCATCGGCACCGTGTACAGCGAGGAACAGTTCGACCAGATCGCAAGGCGGGCGGCCGAAGTGGGCGCGCTGGTGATTGTGGACGAGGCGTACCATTATTTTTATGACAAGACGTTTCTTCCGAAAATTTCGGAGTACGATAACGTGGTGTTGATCCGCACCTTTTCCAAGCTGTTTTCCCTGGCCTCCTGCCGCCTCGGATTTATCGCAGGAAACGAGACGCTGATCCGCTATATCTGGAACGTGCGTCCCACCTTTGACACCAATGCCGTGGCACTGAAATTCGGCGAGCATTTCCTTTCGGAGCCGGGGCTTTGCGAGCACCTGGTGGCTGTGGAGAGAGAAGGACGTGAGTATTTGAAGGCCTCCTTAAGGGAACACGGCTATGAATATTTTGCGGAAAACGGGAATTATGCGTTTATCCGTGTAAAAACCTCCGTAAGCCAGGTGAAGGAGCGGCTGGAGGAAAAGAAAATTCTCATTAAGACCTACGGCCAGGAGATGTTAAAGGACTATATCCGCATTTCCACAGGAAGCAGGCGTGTCATGGAACAGTTTACAGAGGCACTTTACGAGGTAGACCGATGAAAGCATTTATCCTGGCGGCTGGAAAAGGGAGCCGCATCAGCAAATATCTGCCGAATATCCCAAAATGCACGGTGGATGTGGGCGGAAAGCCGTTAATAAAAAAGACCGTGGAGATGCTCCTTCATAACGGCATCGAGACGACGGTGATCGTCGGCTACCGCCACAAGGAAATCGAGCGGGCGCTTGAGGGGCTTTCCGTCCACATCGTCCACAATCCCTTTTACGACGTGACGAACAGCATCGGCTCCCTCTGGATGGCGGAAAATGTCGGGCTTTTGACGGCTGAGGACGACGCCATCGTGGCAAACGGCGACGTTTACTGGAGCCAGGAAATCCTGGATTTCATGATGCGCCAGGAAGAAGACGTCTTTCTTCTTGCTGACTCCGACCGGGTCGCCGACGGGGACTATTTCTTCGGGACGGAAAACGGCATGCTAAGGCGCTACGGGAAAGAGCTGACCCTTTCGGAGCGGGACTGCGAATACACGGGGATTGCCGTCATGAAAAAATCGTTCCTTCCGGCGTTCCTTTCGCGGATGGACGAGCTGGTGGACGCCCAGTTCCACGGAAAATGGTGGGAGGACGCCATCTACTCATTAAGCGGTGAGCGGGATATCGCCGTCAAGGACATCCGGGGATACTTCTGGGCCGAGGTGGACTTCATCGAGGATTACCGGAGGATCCTGGACTACATTTCAGAAAAGACAGGGATTCGGACCAATGGGAGCATTATCACGCCTGATCATCGGGGATGACAGGAAAAATACGGAAAAACGGAATATTCTCTGGAACATGGCCGGGAGCTTTCTCTATGCGCTGGCGTCCATGGTGTTATCCATCGCTGTCATCCAGATTGCCGGTGAGGACGCAGGCGGGATTTTCACCTTCGCCTACACCACCTTTGGCCAGCACATGTTCATGGTGGCCTATTTCGGCATCCGGCCGTTCCAGATCACAGACACGGGAAACCAGTATTCCTTCGGCGATTACCTGGGACTGCGGCTTCTCACCTGCCTGTTTGCGCTTGCTATCGGCGCCGTCTATGCCGGCATCAATGGCTATACCATTGAAAAGGGTGCGACGGTCTTTTTGATGGTAGTTTATAAGGTCATCGACGCCCTGGCGGATACCTACGAGGCGGAGTTCCAGCGGTGCGGGCGGCTGTACCTGACGGGAAAGTCCAACGCTTTCCGGACGATTCTCTCGGTGACGGTGTTCCTCTCGGCGCTTGCGGCCACAAAGGATCTCGTCGTCTCCAGCGCGGCGGCTGTGGCAGCACAGATCGCAGGCTTTGTGATTTTTGATGCGGCCGTGATAAGAGCGCTTCCGGACATCGACTGGAGGCGGGGAAAAGGGAAGATGAAGCTTCTTTTTCTCAACAACACGCTCCTTTTCTTTTCGGTAATCCTGGATTTTTACATTTTTTCCGCGTCAAAATACGCCATCGAAGCCTGCATGGCGGACAGGGATATGGCGGTGTACGGGGCCATATTCATGCCCACCAGCGTCATCAATCTGGTGGCCGGCTTTGTGATCCGGCCGTACCTTACAAAGCTGGCTTTTGCATGGGAGATGAACCGCATGGGTCATTTTAAGGGAATTATCGCACGCCTGGCGGCAGTGATTGCCGGCCTTACGGTTCTGGCCGTGGGCGGCGCCTGGCTCCTCGGCATCCCGGTGCTTGGGCTTTTATATTCCAACATCCGGTATGCGCTTTCGGACTGCCGGCCGGCCCTTGTGTTAATTATTGTCGGCGGCGCCTTAAATGCGTTCATGAACCTGTTCTATTATTCGCTCATCATCATGAAAAAGCAGCGGTTCATTTTCGCCGGTTACGGCCTTACGGCGCTTTTGGCCCTGTTTCTCTCGGAGCCCTTTGTCCGTGCCATGGGGATTTTCGGCGGGGCAGCCGCTTACGTGGTTTTGATGGCTGTGCTGGCGGCTTTGTTTGGCATTTTGGCTATGTACTTTATCCACAGGAAAGGAAGGGACGGACAGTGAAGCATGTGCATGCGTTTGTGATCTGCGCCTATGGAGAGAGCCCGTATCTGGAGGAATGCATCCGCTCCTTAAAAGCGCAGAGTGTGAAGACCGATGTCCTTCTCGCCACCTCCACGCCCTGCCGGTACATCGAAAAGCTGGCGAAAAAGTATGGAATTCCGGTGTTTTCGCGTGACGGAAAGAGCGGGCTTAAGGAGGACTGGCTGTTTGCCCTTAAGACAGCGGGGAACGGCCACAGCCTCGTGACTTTGGCCCATCAGGACGACCGGTACCACAGGGACTATGTGAAGACGCTTTTAAACGCATATAAAAAATACCCGGACATGACGGTGTTTGCCAGCGATTACGTGGTTTTAAAGACGAAGGAGGCCAGGCTCTCCGACGGGACGCTCTACCCGGTGCAGACGCGTGTGAAGGCGGCGGATTTCGTGCGGTTCGTGAAGCTCATTCTGCGGCTCCCGCTGCGGGCGAAATTCCTGGCCCATTTACAGGCAGTGAAGAAAAGCGCGCTGGTTTTCGGAAATTCCGTCTGCTGCCCGTCCTGCACTTATAATTATGACCTGATCGGGGATGGGATGTTCGCTTCTGATCTGGAATTTGCCTTGGACTGGGATAATCTCTATGAGCTGGCGCTGCGGCCGGGGCGTTTTGTTATAGAAGAAAAGCCGTTAATCGCCTACCGTGTCCATGACGGGGCGGCCACGAAGCAGTGTATCGAGGACAACCGGCGGGCAAGGGAGGAAGCCGCCATGTTTGGGAAGCTCTGGCCGGCGTGGGCGGCAAAGATCCTGATGTTTTTTTATAAGGGCGCATACGGCGCTTACGGAGAAGAGCAATGAAGATTGACGTTGTGATCCCTGTTTATAAGCCGGACGGGCAGTTTTTAGAGCTCATCAGGCGCATAAAAGCCCAGACGGCGGCGCCGTCGAAAATCATTCTCATGAATACGGAAAAGGCGCTCTGGGACGGCTGGTTTTCCGGACTTTCTGAAAAGGAAAAGAAGCTGGTTACAGACGGCGTTCTGCTGTCCCATGTGACAAAGGACGAGTTCGACCATGGAGGTACCAGGGATGAAGGCCTGCGAAAGGGAGACGGGGACGCCGTGGTTTTCATGACCGACGACGCTCTTCCGGCCGACAGACACCTCCTTGAGCGGCTTACGGCGGCGCTCTTTTCCCGTGACGACATTGCGGCAGCCTACGCCAGGCAGCTTCCCTCTGAGGACTGCCGGGCCATCGAGCGGTACACCAGGAGCTTTAATTATCCGAAGGAGAGCCGCATAAAGACCATCGCTGACAAAGAGGAGCTGGGGATTAAAACGTATTTCTGCTCCAACGTCTGCGCGGCCTACCGGCGGGACAGGTATCTGAAGGCCGGCGGCTTTATTAAGAAGACGATTTTCAACGAGGACATGATTTTTGCGGCGAAGCTAATGGAACATGGCTACGCCGTCTGCTATGTGGCCGAAGCGAAGGTAATCCATTCCCACAATTATTCCTGCATGGAGCAGTTTCGCAGAAATTTTGACCTGGCCGTGTCCCAGGCCGACCACCCGGAGGTGTTCTCGGGGCTTAAGTCCGAGGGCGAGGGGATCCGGCTTGTGAAGCAGACGGCTGTGTGGCTTGTGAAAAACGGAAAGCTTTGCATGGTACCGTATTTGGCAGTAAACAGCGGTTTTAAATACATGGGATATCTGGCCGGGAAGCGGTACCGGAGTTTTCCGCGGCGGCTGATCCTGCTTTTTACGATGAACAAGAATTACTGGAAAGGATACAAAGGAAGCAATGTCTGACTTGCTGATTATCATTCCCGCATACAACGAGGCGGAGAACATTGAGCGGGTGGTAGACCGGCTGACGGCCGAATTTCCCCAGTACGATTATGTGGTGGTGAACGACGGCTCCAAAGACCGGACGGGGGAGATTTTGAGAAAGCGGCATTACAATTATCTGGAGCTTCCTGTGAACCTGGGCCTTGCCGGCGGGTTTCAGGCAGGGATGCGCTACGCGCACCGCAAGGGCTACGCGTATGCGGTTCAGCTGGACGGGGACGGCCAGCACCGGCCTGAGTATCTGGAGGCAATGTTAAACAAGATGGAAGAGGGCTATGACATCGTCATCGGCTCCCGGTTCGTCCACGCGAAAAAGCCAGGCTCCATGCGGATGCTCGGGAGCAATCTGATCGAGGCGGCCATACGGCTCACGACCGGAACAGATATCAAGGATCCCACCTCAGGGCTCCGGATGTTCAACAGGCGGATGATCGAGGAGTTTTCCAGGGGCCTAAACTACGGGCCGGAACCGGATACCATCTCTTACCTCTTAAAGCAGGGGGCAAAGGTGGCAGAGGTGCCCGTTATCATGGATGAGCGCACGAGCGGCGTAAGCTACCTGACGCCGGTCAATGCGTCACGATATATGATTCAGATGCTGGTTTCGATCCTGTTAATCCAGAATTTCAGGAAGCGGGAAATGTGATGGGAGGCAATGGAGAGTTATGACGTTAATGCTTCGTATTGTGCTGATTGCGGCGTCTGTCCTTACGGCCCTTACGGTGATGCGGCAGATCCGGCAGGCGAAGATGCGGATTGAGGATTCGATTTTCTGGATCGGGTTCCTTGGGCTTTTGACGCTTTTCAGCCTGTTCCCGCAGATTGTTTACTGGATGTCGGATCTTTCGGGAACCCAGACGCCGGTCAACTTTATCTTTCTGTTTGTAATCTTCGTCCTGATTGTCCGCATGTTCCGGATGACCGTGAAGATTTCCCAACTGGAAGCAAAAGTGCGGGAACTGGTACAGCTTTTGGCGATTGAGGATCATGCCAAGAGAGAGAAGGAAGAAAAGGCCGGCGGCCGGAGGGACGGGGAATGAAACATCTGCGGTGTTTTGCGGGGCCGTCTGCGGCGGCCCTTCTTGTGATTTTGGCTGGCCTCTGGCATTTTTTTGATACGGCGGCCGGGGCTTCCGGCTCCGGGGATCTCTGGCTTACAGGGATGTACTGGCTGCTTTTTGCGGCGGCGGCCGCAGCGCTTTTTCTGGCCGGATTTCTTCTTTTTAAGAAAGACGTCAGGTGGGAATGGCGGTACCCGGCGGCCGTTGTTTCCTTTGGGCTTTTGTATCTATTTGTGCTTCCGCCGCTTTCGGCGCCGGATGAGATTTCCCATTTTGTCAGTGCCTATGAGCTTTCCAGCTGTCTTCTGGGAACGGAGGCGGCCGATGAAAACGGGTATGTGCTGATCCGGCAGGCCGACGATTTCCTCCAGAACATCTACGGCGCAGAAGGCGATGAGGAGCGGATTTCTCTGGGGCGGGAGCTTGATGAGGAAACCTACCGGATTCTCAGGGAGAAAAATGACGGGCTTTTTGTGAGTGCGCCAGAGCAGGCGCTTACGCCGTCGGTGTACCGTTCGGTGAAGACGACGCCGCTTTCGTACCTTCCGCAGGCGCTGGGGATTGTGGTTGCCAGGCTGCTTCGTTTAAACGGCGTCTGGCTTTCCTATCTTGGACGTGTCTTTAACCTTTTATTTTTTGCGGCCATGGGAACGGCGGCCATCCGGTTTCTGCCCTTTGGAAAGCCGGTGTTTCTCGGCGTATCCCTGCTTCCGATGGCGCTCCATCTGGCGGCATCCTATTCCTATGACGCATTCGTCATGGGGCTCTGCTTTTTTTACGGCGCTTACTGTCTGAACCTGGCCTTTGTAAAGCCGGAGGTAAAGCGGCGGGACGCGGCCGTTTTGGCGGCCGTCATGGCGGCGGTGGGGCCATGCAAGATGATTTATGCCGTTGTCATGGGCTTTGCGCTTTTAATTCCCGTGAAAAAATTCGGGAGTGTGAAAAACTGGGCCGTCTCGGCGGCGGCCGTATTTCTCGTGTTTGCGGCGGCTATGGCGCTTGTAAACGGCGGCACCATCGCCGGATACGCGGCCGGAAGCGACACGTATGTGTCCTGGGCGGCGGAAGAGGGATATTCGATTCCCTATATTCTCCATAATCCGGCGGACTTCCTTGCGATTCTCTACCGGACGGCGGCCGTTCAGGCGGAGGAGTGGTACGTGACGATGATCGGGGGAAAGCTTGGGAACCTTGACCCGGTGCTTTCCGTCCCGTTTTATATCGTGGCTGGCATGACGGCCTGCCTGTTCGGTCTTTCCGTGAGAAAGGCCGGGGAGGCGTTGTATCTTAGAACAGCGCAGAAGGTGTGGATCTTATTTCTGGCGGCCGCCTGCCTTCTCGGGCTCATGGCGGCGATGCTCGTGGGCTGGACGCCGTTAAGCTCCCAGGTCATCGCCGGCGTCCAGGGGCGGTATCTGCTTCCGTTTCTTCCGTTTGTGCTTATGACGGTGAAAAGTGAGAGGCTGGTGCGGACGGCAGGGAGCGACGAGACGCTTCTTTTTTACATCTGCGCCATGGACGCATATGCCCTTCTCAGGCTATTTAGTATTGTCAGCATGCGGTTATAGTGGTATCATGGACTGGAAAACCGGCCATGCCGGAGCTTTAAAAGGATTTTTGATGAAAAACAGATAAAGAGAGGTAAAAAAATGGGAAAAATTACAGTAACGCCATGCGAGGCGGATGGAATGACGATTGAGGGGCTCTATGTGATTGAGCCGACGGTTTTTAAGGATGAGCGCGGTTATTTCATGGAGACGTACAACCAGAACGACTTTAAGGAGGCTGGCCTTAACATGGTTTTCGTCCAGGACAACCAGTCCATGTCCGTAAAAGGCGTGCTCCGCGGCCTTCACTACCAGAAGCAGTTCCCCCAGGGAAAGCTGGTGCGCGCCGTCCGCGGTACGGTGTTCGACGTGGCCGTCGACCTTCGGACAAATTCCAAAACCTACGGGAAGTGGTTCGGCGTGGAACTGTCTGCGGAGAATAAAAAGCAGTTCTACATTCCCGAGGGCTTTGCACACGGCTTCCTTGTCCTCTCCGACGAGGCGGAATTTGCCTATAAATGCACAGATTTTTACCACCCCGGCGACGAGGGCGGCCTTTTATGGAGCGATGAGACCATCGGCGTGAAATGGCCGATCCCGGAGGGCATGGAGCTTATCATCTCCGAGAAAGACAAAAAGTGGGGCGGCTTCGGCGACACATTCAAGTTTGAGAGGTAGTTTGACGCGTGAATTATACGGTATCACTTTTAAAGGAACTGGTGAAGAAGCACCGCCTCGTCTGGGATTTGGCGAAGGCGGATTTTAAGAAGCGGTTTGTCGGCTCCTATTTCGGCATCGTCTGGATGTTTGTCCAGCCCATCGTCACTGTGCTGATTTACTGGCTGATTTTCGGCCCCATCGGCTTTAAGAGCGCGCCGCCGGTGCCAAATGCGTCCTATGTCCAGTGGCTCGTGCCGGGCATTGCGCCGTGGTTTTTCTTCTCCGAGGCCTTAAACTGCGGGACGGGCTGTCTCCAGGAATACAATTACCTGGTGAAAAAGGTGGTGTTCCGGGTGGAGATTC comes from the Eubacteriaceae bacterium Marseille-Q4139 genome and includes:
- a CDS encoding signal peptidase II, with product MIGFLGLGTTLAFLDLAVKNQIEAQEPGEFPRELAGTKGKIKLYRNHNAGFSFGVLKDNRELVETVQLSALSAAAGAWAWMQGKRGNLLEKLAFTLFLAGGASNFYDRKKRGYVVDYFSIQWKSLKKVVFNLGDMFIFLGSALLVISQAAEIFKKN
- a CDS encoding LicD family protein, translated to MHEFYEPEVLKKLQDTELSMLKDFMELCDSHGLLYFGIGGTGIGALRHQGFIPWDDDIDIAMPRRDFEKFLRLAKKKWQGKYYILNNKTNENYPMMTTRLCKCGTVFQENVMRDVDCPFGIFLDLYVMDNIADGKLALQVQAWTAWFWSKLLVLSCMEKPYLAQKGMKAEVIWAVCRAVHGLIRALHLRPALFRAHCEAACRKYEGKKTKRMAFLPDTNPFWNVVNKEKMFPLRRLPYEDTYLYFTNDIETIMESQYGDYMTMPPEDARKTHYPYRLEFGDEA
- a CDS encoding histidinol-phosphate aminotransferase family protein, which encodes MYVKECVKDIERIGGRQGRLDFLRLDMNENPEGLPADFVEKVKAEMTPEFFSTYPEPEKFLGLLSDYLGVGRKNLCVTNGSDMAIRYLFEVFGRPGSSVVTVSPTFEMYRINCLIFGLHHKPVSYNPDFTLDFQKVLAAITDDVSIVAVLNPNNPIGTVYSEEQFDQIARRAAEVGALVIVDEAYHYFYDKTFLPKISEYDNVVLIRTFSKLFSLASCRLGFIAGNETLIRYIWNVRPTFDTNAVALKFGEHFLSEPGLCEHLVAVEREGREYLKASLREHGYEYFAENGNYAFIRVKTSVSQVKERLEEKKILIKTYGQEMLKDYIRISTGSRRVMEQFTEALYEVDR
- a CDS encoding S8 family peptidase; translated protein: MACTENVASEAYADFITRYYIPSRDFLNGYPTDCIDFVNEQFAVVYLPLEPLLPLTLSTYTYSGIPKLYSLLDSTSMEASGILTAARSPSLGNQGEGVIIGFVDTGIDYENPLFLNPDGTTRIEEIWDQTAGFGDGFEGTYFSPLYGTLYTRAQINEALSSDNPSSIVPEADTIGHGTFLASIAAGNVSEDDDFTGAAPKAILAAVKLKPAKRYLRDFFLIREDAHAYQENDIMMGVSYLVNLARRLGRPLVICLGIGTNQGSHDGKAPLGLYLESISNTLGICVVTAAGNETGFGHHYLGNVTPGQEFQDVELRVGDGERGFCMELWAYDAEVYSVGFVSPTGEVVERLPVSPSGENRISFLLEQTEITVYYRIADIVTGSQLIFMRFLDPLPGIWHIRVYNTLYFQGVFHIWLPCRGFVSDSTYFLSPDPNTTLTDPGNAQFPITVTAYDHSRRSLYIHASRGYTRSGLIKPDLAAPGVDVQGAAVSGVLPTTRMTGTSVAAAHVAGAAAVLMSWGILEQNEPFMTTSVVKTYLTRGAQRNPAIPYPNREFGYGTLDLYQAFLSVRA
- a CDS encoding phosphocholine cytidylyltransferase family protein; this encodes MKAFILAAGKGSRISKYLPNIPKCTVDVGGKPLIKKTVEMLLHNGIETTVIVGYRHKEIERALEGLSVHIVHNPFYDVTNSIGSLWMAENVGLLTAEDDAIVANGDVYWSQEILDFMMRQEEDVFLLADSDRVADGDYFFGTENGMLRRYGKELTLSERDCEYTGIAVMKKSFLPAFLSRMDELVDAQFHGKWWEDAIYSLSGERDIAVKDIRGYFWAEVDFIEDYRRILDYISEKTGIRTNGSIITPDHRG
- the glf gene encoding UDP-galactopyranose mutase, which codes for MKKYDYVLAGSGLFAGVFAYFAKKEGKTCLVVEKRGHLGGNIYCEDIEGIHVHKYGAHIFHTSDREVWDFVNSLVEFNRYTNSPVANYKGEMYNMPFNMNTFSKMWGISTPDEAKAIIKEQRKVIKGEPKNLEEQAISLVGTHIYQKLVKGYTEKQWGRDCKDLPAFIIKRLPVRYTYDNNYFNDLYQGIPIGGYNKIIEKLFEGCDVMLNTDYLEKKEYFDGLADKVVYTGTIDSYFGHRFGKLEYRSLRFETEVLDTDNFQGNAVINYTDRETPYTRIIEHKHFEFGIQEKTVITKEYPAEWAEGMEPYYPVNDEKNQELYRQYAALAENEENVIFGGRLAEYKYYDMDKVIASAFACVKKEFGHA